In Thalassophryne amazonica chromosome 14, fThaAma1.1, whole genome shotgun sequence, one DNA window encodes the following:
- the cracdla gene encoding LOW QUALITY PROTEIN: acrosomal protein KIAA1210 (The sequence of the model RefSeq protein was modified relative to this genomic sequence to represent the inferred CDS: deleted 1 base in 1 codon) has translation MESFSGDTEESPEDTPGWKKSKLKSLKNRLFGRSKRAEAEGNPKLSQSVSDITVGKALSSDEDLACSQGMMGSRALSHDSIFLADQVLTDSEPVRVLSNENVHSKIKALQLKLQQQKLHLGPPPLLLPVKRSEDQEDDDPRCSPTETLGGDVTSQRDLSKVICQPVTPTRPTPLKYALPTSSPLLPISISSNTASSVVESPLDFSSPAHFTSCLDTSAARHRMSIKPRNQRASTKKGLSATDSSLNTLNNTDVTVSTKEKKQSLDAPEDEIMEPEREMVDVAVVSYFLSSKLPKPAPVPSEPSKPQAAHTALSHQDHTVPGSATSTSSTSHRPTDVNRSDEPRSPLIQSDMTERGNSSDHFETDTMTQNKNNLLSKSGSTEINSKDVSVPYNDVSTSSTPMAAFGISSIHQQVKDETKNTRGLKRPAPGSGSFHFSITSTKDQDEQRPRSGSWLGMLQEAEDRLKTARWLEDNSLSSSVNQEKEAPTDDPNKPGPPHKSLALPWDKKDSLKRASAKNSAPTGQDLEGKEVDNSQDVKEEAMESQEEEEEAKTTFGVKLRSTSQSLKLRSGAPSSDLKIKLHQGETNPLNPQHAPSNLPSQSCEEQCNKDKKHDICKNASSVFKKTATNFTSAPSTCGNLKPTDGTQTSSGLSVPVKHKAPPIGDPCTIAEMQEPSTSPKEMGNTPQEPQSAPKTVSSEVSWMNLAMEKTRSLQQLFTSRFPRETAYRPQMQSQLPSQEQSESHSQTAMQPEVPAGTQRQMWTVKTPKKCFNSACPNAFTTNAVKPSITQSRSLEQSVKPPVQQKTSVTSNSQSSTSGQTQVANDPPVSPSTSQSMLQPLSHTKIQTAQSAQTETVSPPAHGPGTQSLTEPQPPSDQQATPQQPPWCNRGLHLASQLKSTTSTLSSTSTVTSASAQSPVSGLENEDRAAAMQEQEGRSLSVRRTVWAGSRDEELLFLERRAEWITPPVTKETELKKGQTETCAPAKSCATASPTLPTKGLRHTGFLAESSPTMVPQRSVSREDKWLRKNKSPSSSPSSSPTLASAPQSVSGSSQPSWMELAKKKSMAWTEKNMD, from the exons GATGGAAAAAGTCcaagctgaaatctctgaaaaaTCGTCTCTTTGGGAGGAGTAAGAGAGCGGAAGCAGAAGGAAACCCCAAACTCAGCCAGTCTGTCAGTGACATCACTGTGGGAAAGGCGCTCAGCTCGGATGAAGATTTGGC ATGTTCCCAGGGAATGATGGGATCTCGGGCTTTGTCCCATGACAGCATCTTTCTGGCTGATCAGGTTCTGACAGATTCTGAACCAGTCAGAGTTCTGTCCAATGAGAATGTTCACAGCAAGATCAAAGCTCTGCAG CTGAAGCTTCAGCAGCAGAAGTTACATTTGGGGCCTCCACCTCTTCTTCTGCCAGTCAAGAGGTCTGAGGACCAAGAGGATGATGATCCTCGTTGTTCCCCCACTGAAACCTTGGGAGGTGACGTCACATCCCAGAGAGACCTCAGTAAG GTCATATGCCAACCAGTCACTCCTACCAGACCTACACCTCTTAAATATGCACTTCCGACTTCATCCCCTCTTCTGCCAATTTCCATATCATCCAATACTGCGTCTTCTGTTGTTGAGTCTCCTTTGGACTTCAGTTCTCCAGCCCACTTCACCTCCTGCTTGGATACCTCTGCTGCTCGACACCGGATGTCTATAAAGCCCAGAAATCAGAGAGCCAGTACCAAGAAGGGACTGTCTGCT ACTGACTCTTCCTTGAACACCCTGAACAACACTGATGTTACGGTGTCGacgaaagagaaaaaacaaagtcTCGATGCTCCAGAAGATGAGATCATGGAACCAGAACGCGAAATGGTGGACGTTGCTGTTGTGTCTTATTTTCTTTCTTCAAAATTACCAAAACCTGCTCCTGTCCCATCAGAACCTTCCAAACCACAGGCAGCTCACACAGCTTTATCCCATCAGGATCATACTGTTCCTGGGAGTGCAACATCTACATCCTCCACGTCTCACAGGCCTACAGATGTAAATCGCAGTGACGAACCTCGGTCACCCTTGATACAGTCAGACATGACAGAAAGAGGAAACAGCTCTGACCATTTTGAGACAGACACCATGACACAGAACAAGAACAATCTTCTAAGCAAGTCTGGATCAACCGAAATAAACTCCAAAGATGTTTCTGTTCCTTACAATGACGTATCCACCAGCTCCACACCCATGGCGGCTTTTGGGATCTCTTCCATTCACCAGCAGGTTAAAGATGAGACTAAGAACACAAGAGGACTAAAGAGACCTGCACCCGGATCAGGGTCTTTTCATTTCTCCATCACCTCTACCAAAGACCAAGATGAACAGAGACCCCGATCAGGCAGTTGGCTGGGAATGTTACAAGAGGCTGAAGATAGACTGAAAACAGCAAGGTGGTTGGAGGACAACTCTCTTTCTTCAAGTGTGAACCAGGAAAAGGAAGCACCAACAGATGACCCAAACAAACCTGGACCTCCTCACAAAAGCTTGGCGCTTCCATGGGACAAAAAGGACAGCCTTAAAAGGGCATCAGCCAAAAACTCTGCACCTACTGGCCAGGATTTAGAAGGGAAGGAAGTGGACAACAGTCAGGACGTGAAGGAAGAAGCCATGGAgtcacaagaagaagaagaagaagcaaagaCCACATTTGGTGTTAAATTGCGTTCCACATCTCAATCTTTGAAATTACGGTCAGGTGCTCCCTCTTCTGATTTGAAGATTAAACTTCATCAAGGAGAAACAAACCCCTTAAACCCTCAACATGCCCCTTCCAACCTTCCTTCACAGTCTTGCGAGGAGCAATGCAACAAAGACAAAAAGCATGACATTTGTAAAAATGCCAGTTCTGTGttcaaaaaaacagcaacaaacttCACTTCTGCGCCATCAACGTGTGGAAACCTCAAACCGACTG ATGGAACTCAGACCTCTTCTGGCCTCTCTGTTCCAGTCAAGCACAAGGCTCCGCCTATTGGTGATCCTTGCACCATTGCAGAAATGCAAGAACCCTCCACCAGTCCCAAAGAAATGGGAAATACTCCCCAGGAGCCTCAGTCTGCCCCCAAGACAGTCTCATCTGAGGTATCATGGATGAACCTGGCAATGGAGAAAACCCGAAGTCTGCAGCAGCTGTTCACAAGTAGATTCCCCAGAGAGACGGCATATCGACCTCAAATGCAATCGCAGCTGCCCAGCCAAGAGCAAAGTGAATCTCACTCCCAAACGGCGATGCAGCCAGAGGTACCAGCTGGGACACAAAGACAGATGTGGACTGTAAAAACTCCCAAAAAGTGCTTCAACAGTGCATGCCCCAATGCATTCA CGACTAATGCAGTCAAACCATCAATAACGCAAAGTAGAAGTCTGGAGCAGAGTGTCAAACCACCAGTACAGCAGAAGACATCGGTGACATCCAACAGTCAGTCAAGCACATCTGGACAAACACAGGTGGCAAATGACCCCCCAGTAAGCCCAAGTACAAGTCAATCCATGCTGCAGCCTCtttcacacacaaaaatacaGACAGCACAGTCGGCACAAACAGAGACTGTGTCACCACCTGCACATGGTCCTGGTACTCAGTCCCTTACAGAACCTCAACCACCCTCAGACCAGCAAGCCACACCTCAGCAACCTCCCTGGTGCAATCGAGGTCTCCACCTGGCCAGCCAACTCAAATCCACAACATCAACCCTGAGTTCCACTTCTACTGTGACATCCGCTTCAGCTCAGTCTCCAGTTTCTGGTTTGGAAAATGAAGACAGAGCTGCTGCCATGCAGGAACAAGAAGGTCGATCCCTGTCTGTAAGGCGAACTGTTTGGGCTGGGTCACGTGATGAAGAACTGCTTTTTTTGGAGCGGCGGGCAGAGTGGATCACTCCACCTGTAACCAAGGAG ACGGAGCTGAAGAAAGGCCAAACAGAAACATGTGCACCAGCTAAATCCTGTGCAACAGCCAGTCCCACGCTGCCAACCAAAGGGTTAAGACACACAG GTTTTCTTGCAGAGTCAAGTCCGACCATGGTTCCACAAAGATCTGTTAGTCGCGAGGACAAATGGTTGCGAAAAAACAAATCTCCATCTTCATCACCGTCATCGTCACCTACGTTGGCGTCTGCGCCACAGTCTGTGTCtggcagcagccagccctcctggATGGAACTGGCGAAGAAAAAGTCAATGGCCTGGACTGAAAAGAACATGGACTAA